A window of the Tripterygium wilfordii isolate XIE 37 chromosome 12, ASM1340144v1, whole genome shotgun sequence genome harbors these coding sequences:
- the LOC120010172 gene encoding uncharacterized protein LOC120010172: MNSPTPSPTTQAIQDWQFRLHDHVYGLVKSFEGEGGIFDSQRDLIVINHTVIGYSIVTEELVQDVIRGLGDSDERIEVEEVQAGKFEVIKVVKDELIEEQARVVCEDACDFQMDTIEIPNVKSENVEVEGGQIEEDILELLRFMIIRLRDLILQLISSLILKMKTLKKVLLN, translated from the coding sequence ATGAATTCTCCCACTCCTTCACCTACCACACAAGCCATACAGGATTGGCAATTCAGGTTACATGACCATGTCTATGGTTTGGTGAAGAGTTTTGAGGGTGAAGGAGGTATATTCGATTCACAAAGGGATCTGATTGTAATAAACCATACAGTTATTGGATATAGTATTGTTACAGAAGAGTTGGTACAAGATGTTATAAGGGGACTAGGTGATAGTGATGAGCGGATTGAGGTGGAAGAGGTCCAAGCTGGAAAATTTGAGGTTATCAAGGTTGTCaaagatgaactcatagaggaACAAGCCAGAGTGGTATGTGAAGATGCTTGTGATTTCCAAATGGATACAATAGAGATTCCTAATGTGAAAAGTGAGAATGTTGAGGTTGAGGGTGGACAAATTGAAGAAGACATATTGGAGTTGTTGAGGTTTATGATCATCAGATTGAGGGATCTGATTCTTCAATTGATCAGCAGCTTGATATTAAAGATGAAAACATTGAAGAAGGTTTTGCTCAACTGA
- the LOC120010171 gene encoding uncharacterized protein LOC120010171 has product MQILQSQSSVALFHAKDQWVTMKSHDHDGSSVSNGSTTSSSSSMVDDDDDVFSSSSSSSNGALYQLSELMTHLPIKRGLSNYFQGKSQSFTSFTSVRSIEDLAKKENPYTKRMKTCKSHENGFDTHKSYTHDLPKATISKKVSRSLKGRSRGNNFVFNSKKYPNPISVPKEP; this is encoded by the exons ATGCAAATTCTTCAATCTCAATCCTCTGTAGCACTATTCCATGCTAAGGATCAATGGGTGACCATGAAAAGTCATGATCATGATGGCTCAAGTGTCTCAAATGGATCAACAACATCTTCATCATCAAGCATggtagatgatgatgatgatgtgttttcatcatcttcaagttctTCAAATGGGGCTTTGTATCAATTATCAGAGCTCATGACCCATCTACCAATCAA GAGGGGGTTGTCTAATTATTTTCAAGGAAAGTCTCAAtctttcacatcttttaccAGTGTGAGGAGCATAGAAGACCTTGCAAAGAAAGAAAATCCTTACACAAAGAGAATGAAGACTTGTAAGAGCCATGAAAATGGGTTTGATACCCACAAATCATACACTCATGATCTTCCTAAGGCAACTATATCAAAGAAGGTCTCAAGATCTTTAAAAGGCAGATCAAGAGGCAACAATTTTGTGTTCAATAGCAAGAAATATCCGAATCCGATTTCTGTACCAAAAGAACCCTAG
- the LOC120010132 gene encoding profilin-3, with product MSWQTYVDEHLMCDIDGQHLSAAAIIGHDGSVWAQSSTFPQFKPEENAAIMKDFDEPGTLAPTGLHLGGTKYMVIQGEPGAVIRGKKGSGGITVKKTSQALIIGIYEEPLTAGQCNMIVERLGDYLIDQGL from the exons ATGTCGTGGCAAACTTACGTCGATGAACACCTGATGTGCGATATCGACGGCCAACATCTCTCGGCCGCTGCTATCATCGGCCACGATGGCAGTGTCTGGGCCCAGAGCTCTACCTTCCCTCAG TTCAAGCCTGAAGAGAATGCTGCCATCATGAAAGACTTTGATGAACCTGGGACTCTGGCTCCAACTGGATTGCACCTCGGTGGCACAAAATACATGGTTATCCAGGGAGAGCCTGGAGCTGTGATTCGTGGAAAGAAG GGCTCTGGTGGTATCACTGTGAAGAAAACTAGCCAAGCTCTGATTATTGGCATATACGAAGAGCCTCTGACTGCAGGACAATGTAACATGATTGTTGAGAGGTTGGGGGATTACCTCATTGATCAAGGCCTTTAG